A window of the Lactobacillus gasseri ATCC 33323 = JCM 1131 genome harbors these coding sequences:
- the dltC gene encoding D-alanine--poly(phosphoribitol) ligase subunit DltC, protein MDTKQAVLDILNELTGEDLSDQMDENIFENGLLDSMATVQMLLELQDKCGVTAPVSEFHREDWDTPNKIIAKVESLRNE, encoded by the coding sequence ATGGATACAAAGCAAGCTGTTTTAGATATTTTAAATGAATTAACTGGTGAAGATTTAAGTGATCAAATGGATGAAAACATTTTTGAAAATGGTTTGTTAGATTCCATGGCAACTGTTCAAATGTTACTTGAATTGCAGGATAAATGTGGTGTTACTGCACCAGTTTCAGAATTTCACCGTGAAGATTGGGATACTCCAAATAAAATCATTGCAAAGGTAGAAAGCTTAAGAAATGAGTAA
- the dltB gene encoding D-alanyl-lipoteichoic acid biosynthesis protein DltB, with product MINIQPYSNPRYFVILFIALLPLIIGLYHGRRFKTYEAFVSLLFLFLMFNGKDWIQGVQLIGYIIFQFLITFAYQKYVNSGKNKTSVFCLAVILAILPLAAVKIAPLAHNKTADLIGFFGISYLTFKTVQVIMELRDKTIKKVDPITYARFLLFFPTISSGPIDRYRRFKEDYDKAPERDKYIENLKFGTRYIFQGFLYKFIIGYIFGTLWLPQLAKDALFYGQANGGLRLSWALLGYMYCYSMYLFFDFAGYSLFAVGTSYFMGIRTPMNFNKPFISQNIKDFWNRWHMTLSFWFRDFIFMRFTFFAMKHKLVKNRIRLSQVAYLVDFLIMGFWHGLTWYYIVYGIYHALAIIINDIWLRFKRKHRKQIPHNKFTQWFAIFLTFNVVCFSFLIFSGFLSTLWFGWK from the coding sequence GTGATCAACATTCAGCCATATAGTAATCCGCGTTACTTCGTCATTCTTTTTATTGCGCTGTTGCCATTAATTATTGGTTTGTATCATGGTCGGCGCTTTAAGACTTATGAAGCTTTCGTTTCATTACTATTTTTGTTTTTGATGTTTAATGGTAAAGACTGGATACAGGGAGTTCAACTGATTGGATATATTATTTTCCAATTTTTAATTACTTTTGCTTATCAAAAATATGTTAATTCTGGAAAGAATAAAACCTCTGTTTTTTGTTTAGCCGTTATCCTGGCAATTTTACCTTTAGCAGCAGTAAAGATTGCGCCTTTAGCACACAATAAGACTGCTGATTTAATTGGGTTCTTCGGAATTTCATATTTAACTTTTAAGACAGTGCAAGTTATTATGGAACTTCGCGATAAAACTATTAAAAAAGTCGATCCAATTACATATGCAAGATTCCTGCTCTTCTTCCCAACTATTTCTTCGGGTCCTATTGATCGTTATCGGAGATTTAAGGAAGACTATGATAAGGCACCAGAGCGAGACAAATATATTGAAAACCTAAAATTTGGGACAAGATATATTTTCCAAGGATTTTTGTATAAATTTATTATTGGCTATATCTTTGGTACCTTATGGTTGCCGCAATTAGCTAAAGATGCACTGTTTTATGGTCAAGCCAATGGTGGTCTACGTTTATCTTGGGCTCTTCTTGGTTATATGTACTGCTACAGTATGTACCTTTTCTTTGACTTTGCGGGATATTCTTTATTTGCTGTTGGTACTTCATATTTCATGGGAATTAGAACTCCGATGAACTTTAATAAACCATTTATTTCTCAAAATATTAAAGATTTCTGGAATAGATGGCACATGACTCTGTCGTTCTGGTTCCGTGACTTTATCTTTATGCGTTTTACATTCTTTGCAATGAAGCATAAATTGGTAAAGAATAGAATTAGATTATCGCAAGTCGCATATTTAGTAGATTTCTTAATTATGGGCTTCTGGCATGGCTTAACGTGGTACTATATCGTATATGGTATTTACCATGCTTTGGCAATTATCATTAATGATATTTGGCTAAGATTTAAGCGTAAGCACCGTAAGCAAATTCCACATAATAAGTTTACCCAGTGGTTTGCGATCTTCTTAACATTTAATGTTGTTTGTTTCAGTTTCCTAATTTTCTCAGGTTTCTTGAGTACATTATGGTTTGGCTGGAAGTAA
- the dltA gene encoding D-alanine--poly(phosphoribitol) ligase subunit DltA encodes MIKDVIKTIDQIATEDPNRIAYDYLGETNTYGDLKARSDAYAAKISELDLPEKAPVMIWGGQTFEMIASFLGAVKAGHAYIPIASYSNSERLLMIQEVSESPLVIAIDKLPIEMENIKVLTPEEVSNNHTAVDQSKFVSGDDNFYIIFTSGTTGKPKGVQISHDNLLSFVNWELNDFSLPDQPSFLAQAPYSFDLSVMSLYPALTAGGKLVVLPHDVTENLGQLFKTLPQLKFNVWVSTPSFVEMSFLDPTFDAKHHPELTHFLFCGEELSHKTAKMLKMKFPDSHIFNTYGPTETTVAVTQVEITDDVLNKYDRLPIGVSKEDTKISIDTSKGEEKDQGEVIIEGPSVSKGYLNNPEKTKAAFFKDREHASYRTGDLGFLDGNMLFYRGRIDFQVKFNGYRIELEEINFYLAKNPLVRYGVVAPKYNKEHKVQQLVAVVELADGVREKYDDAELTKKLRESLSQDIMPYMLPQRFIYRDEMPISQNGKVDIKQVIKEVNNA; translated from the coding sequence CCAAACCGAATCGCCTATGATTATCTTGGCGAAACTAATACTTATGGAGACTTGAAAGCTCGCTCAGATGCATATGCAGCTAAGATTAGCGAATTAGATCTTCCTGAAAAAGCCCCAGTAATGATTTGGGGTGGTCAAACCTTTGAAATGATTGCCAGTTTTCTTGGTGCTGTAAAAGCGGGACATGCTTATATTCCGATTGCTAGCTATTCTAATAGTGAACGTTTGTTAATGATTCAAGAGGTTTCTGAATCTCCATTGGTAATTGCAATTGATAAGCTTCCAATTGAAATGGAAAATATCAAAGTTTTAACTCCTGAGGAAGTTTCTAATAATCACACAGCGGTTGATCAAAGTAAATTTGTAAGTGGGGATGATAACTTCTATATTATCTTTACTTCAGGTACTACCGGTAAACCTAAAGGTGTGCAAATTAGTCATGATAATTTACTGAGCTTTGTAAATTGGGAGTTAAATGACTTTTCACTTCCAGATCAACCTAGTTTTTTAGCACAAGCTCCGTATTCTTTTGACTTATCTGTTATGAGCCTATATCCTGCTTTAACTGCAGGCGGCAAGCTAGTAGTATTACCTCATGATGTAACTGAGAATTTAGGTCAGTTATTTAAGACTTTGCCACAATTAAAATTTAACGTTTGGGTTTCAACACCATCATTTGTAGAGATGAGCTTTTTGGATCCAACTTTTGATGCAAAGCACCATCCGGAATTAACACATTTTCTATTCTGCGGTGAAGAATTAAGTCATAAGACAGCTAAAATGCTTAAGATGAAATTCCCAGATAGCCATATTTTCAACACTTACGGTCCTACAGAAACAACTGTTGCTGTTACTCAAGTAGAAATTACTGATGATGTTTTGAATAAGTATGATCGATTACCAATTGGGGTTTCTAAAGAAGATACTAAAATTTCAATTGATACTTCAAAAGGTGAAGAAAAGGATCAAGGCGAAGTTATTATTGAAGGACCTAGTGTTTCAAAAGGATATTTAAATAATCCAGAAAAGACTAAGGCTGCTTTCTTTAAAGATAGAGAGCATGCAAGTTACCGTACTGGGGACTTAGGATTTTTAGATGGCAATATGCTCTTTTATCGCGGAAGAATTGATTTCCAAGTTAAGTTCAATGGTTACCGAATTGAGCTAGAAGAAATTAACTTCTATCTTGCTAAGAATCCATTAGTACGTTATGGCGTTGTTGCTCCTAAATACAATAAAGAACATAAGGTTCAACAATTAGTGGCTGTAGTTGAATTAGCTGATGGAGTACGAGAAAAGTACGATGATGCTGAATTGACTAAAAAGTTACGTGAGTCTTTAAGTCAAGATATTATGCCATACATGCTTCCTCAACGCTTTATCTACCGTGATGAAATGCCAATTTCTCAAAACGGTAAGGTAGATATTAAACAAGTAATTAAGGAGGTAAATAACGCGTGA